A region of Scleropages formosus chromosome 2, fSclFor1.1, whole genome shotgun sequence DNA encodes the following proteins:
- the abcc9 gene encoding ATP-binding cassette sub-family C member 9 isoform X4: MAICQILVTPENQSASPPLSFCGNDRNDSYSVEDGVLNNGCFVDALNLVPHVFLLFITFPILFIGWGSQSSKVQIHHNTWLHFPGHNMRWILTFSLLFVHVCEIAEGIVSNGHMETNHLHLFMPAFMGFIAATTSVIYYHNIETSNFPKLLLALFIYWVLAFITKSIKLWKYAEYKVGIQHLRFCITALLVILYGLLMAVEINVIRVRKYVFFTNPQKVKPPEDLQDLGVRFLQPFVNLLSKATYWWMNPLIMGAHKRPIELKKIGKLPIAMRALTNYLNLKDAYEEQRHNVDDPEKAPSIWKSIYRAFGRPILLSSTFRYLADLLGFAGPLCILGIVKRLGKDESMTEQQDKACFFGVYFLSSHELLQKTTVLAVLLFLALVLQRTFLQASYYVTIETGINLRGALLAMIYNKILRLSTSNMSMGEMTLGQINNLVAIETNQLMWFLFLCPNLWAMPVQIIMGVILLYYLLGPSAMIGASVIVLLAPVQYFIATKLADTQKSTLDYSTDRLKKTTEILKGIKLLKLYAWENIFCNSVEETRTKELTSLRTFALYTSMSIFMNAAIPIAAVLVTFVTHAYNSDARLNPAEAFASLALFHILVTPLFLLSTVVRFAVKALVSVQKLGEFLQSDEIGDDSWRNGDVSVSLESCKKHLGGTKALNRKQPLRYQLDSYEQPIRRQLRPTESEDAAVKVSNGFFTWGSNLSTLSDINIRIPTGQLTMIVGQVGCGKSSLLLAMLGEMQTISGRVCWSNKNRNSVAYAAQKSWLLNATVEDNITFGSPFNKQRYKAVIDACSLQPDIDLLPFGDQTEIGERGINLSGGQRQRICVARALYQNTNIVFLDDPFSALDIHLSDHLMQEGILKFLQDDKRTVVLVTHKLQYLIHADWIIAMKDGSVLREGTLKDIQNNDVELYEHWKTLMNRQDQELEKDTEEDSQTALERKTLRRAFYSREAKNQADDEDAEEEEEEDEEDTFSTTTSRRSKIPWKVCWRYLSSGGFLMVAMMVSSKLLKHSVMVAIDFWLANWTSSLQNVSSKSSNITLDEQESARHRSYYVPVFSILCGAGIILCLITSLTVELMGLAAATNLHHNLLNKIIHAPIRFFDITPLGQILNRFSADTNIIDQHIPPTLESLTRSTLLCLSAIGVIAYVTPVFLFALVPLTVAFYFIQKYFRVASRDLQDLDDSTQLPLLCHFSETAEGLTTIRAFRHESRFKQRMLELTDTNNTAYLFLSAANRWLEVRTDYLGAVIVLTAALAAIWGPNYVLDSGLVGLGLTYALTVTNYLNWVVRNLADLEVQMAAVKKVNSFLSTESENYEGSIDVSQVPEDWPQQGEIKIQDLCVRYDQSLKPVLKHVNAYIKPGQKVGICGRTGSGKSSLSLAFFNMVDIFEGKIIIDGIDICKLPLQTLRSRLSIILQDPILFSGSIRFNLDPERKCTDDGLWEALEIAQLKNMVKALPGGLDAVVTEGGENFSVGQRQLFCLARAFVRKSSILIMDEATASIDMATENILQKVVMTAFSDRTVVTIAHRVHTILTADLVIVMKRGNILEYDKPETLLEQEDSMFASFVRADM; the protein is encoded by the exons GCTGGGGTAGCCAGAGCTCCAAAGTGCAGATCCACCACAACACATGGCTGCACTTCCCTGGGCACAACATGAGGTGGATCTTGACCTTCTCTCTGCTATTCGTGCACGTGTGCGAGATTGCCGAAGGCATCGTCTCCAATGG GCATATGGAGACCAATCACCTCCACCTCTTTATGCCAGCGTTCATGGGGTTTATAGCTGCCACAACATCTGTTATTTACTACCACAACATTGAAACCTCCAACTTTCCCAAATTATTGCTGG CGCTCTTCATTTATTGGGTTCTGGCCTTTATAACCAAGTCCATCAAGCTGTGGAAGTATGCTGAGTACAAGGTGGGCATCCAGCACCTGAGGTTCTGCATCACCGCCCTGCTGGTCATTCTTTACGGGTTGTTGATGGCTGTGGAGATCAATGTCATCCGAGTCAGG AAATATGTCTTCTTCACGAACCCCCAGAAGGTCAAACCACCGGAGGACCTGCAGGACTTGGGTGTTCGGTTCCTGCAACCCTTCGTTAACCTTCTGTCTAAGGCCACCTATTGGTGGATGAACCCCCTCATCATGGGCGCCCACAAAAGGCCTATTGAGCTGAAGAAGATTGGCAAGCTGCCCATTGCAATGAGAGCCTTGACTAACTACCTAAACCTAAAGGATGCCTATGAGGAGCAACGG CACAACGTTGATGACCCAGAGAAAGCTCCATCCATTTGGAAGTCCATATACCGAGCCTTTGGTCGTCCAATCCTCCTTAGCAGCACCTTCCGATATCTGGCCGACCTACTTGGCTTTGCTGGTCCACTCTGCATTTTGGGCATCGTAAAGCGTCTGGGCAAGGACGAATCTATGACAGAGCAGCAGGATAAA GCATGTTTCTTTGGCGTATACTTTCTGTCATCCCACGAGTTGCTTCAGAAGACCACAGTTCTGGCTGTGCTACTCTTCCTGGCTCTGGTGCTGCAGAGGACCTTCTTGCAGGCTTCGTATTACGTCACCATTGAAACGGGCATCAACCTTCGGGGTGCGCTGCTG GCCATGATCTACAACAAGATCCTGCGCCTGTCCACGTCTAACATGTCCATGGGAGAGATGACCCTTGGCCAGATCAACAACCTGGTGGCCATAGAGACGAACCAGTTAATGTGGTTCCTCTTCCTGTGCCCCAACCTGTGGGCCATGCCAGTGCAG ATCATCATGGGGGTGATCCTGCTCTACTATTTGCTGGGGCCCAGTGCCATGATCGGTGCATCGGTCATCGTGCTCCTGGCCCCAGTGCAGTATTTCATTGCCACCAAGCTGGCGGACACACAGAAGAGCACGTTG GACTACTCCACAGACCGGCTGAAGAAAACTACGGAGATCCTGAAGGGCATCAAGCTGCTGAAGCTGTACGCCTGGGAGAACATCTTTTGCAACAGTGTAGAAGAGACCAGGACAAAGGAACTCACCAGCCTCCGCACCTTCGCTCTGTACACCTCCATGTCCA TTTTTATGAACGCTGCCATCCCCATCGCAGCAGTCCTTGTG ACATTTGTCACACACGCTTACAACAGTGACGCTCGCCTCAACCCTGCAGAGGCCTTTGCTTCACTGGCACTCTTCCACATCCTGGTCACCCCACtcttcctgctctccactgtGGTCAGATTTGCAGTCAAGGCTCTGGTTAG TGTACAGAAACTGGGCGAGTTCCTCCAGAGCGACGAGATCGGCGACGACAGCTGGAGAAATGGAGACGTGTCTGTCTCACTGGAGTCCTGCAAGAAGCACCTCGGTGGG ACCAAGGCGCTGAACAGGAAACAGCCCCTACGTTACCAGCTCGACAGCTACGAGCAACCAATCCGCAGGCAGCTGCGCCCAACCGAGAGCGAGGATGCTGCAgtcaag GTGAGCAATGGCTTTTTCACCTGGGGAAGCAACCTGTCGACCTTGTCGGACATCAACATCCGCATCCCAACTG GGCAACTGACCATGATTGTGGGTCAGGTGGGCTGTGGGAAGTCTTCCCTGTTGCTGGCCATGCTTGGAGAGATGCAGACGATTAGTGGAAGGGTCTGCTGGAGCAA TAAAAATAGAAACTCAGTGGCCTATGCTGCTCAGAAGTCCTGGCTCCTAAATGCCACGGTAGAGGACAACATCACATTTGGAAGCCCTTTCAACAAACAGAG ATATAAGGCTGTCATTGACGCATGCTCCCTCCAGCCAGATATAGACCTATTGCCATTTGGAGACCAGACTGAAATTGGAGAGAGG gggATTAACCTAAGTGGAGGTCAGAGACAAAGGATTTGTGTAGCTCGAGCGCTGTACCAGAACACCAACATTGTCTTCCTG GATGACCCATTCTCTGCGCTGGACATCCACTTGAGCGACCATTTGATGCAAGAGGGCATCTTGAAGTTCCTGCAGGATGACAAGAGAACAGTGGTTCTGGTGACCCACAAGCTGCAGTACCTGATTCATGCCGACTGG ATCATTGCCATGAAGGATGGCTCAGTGTTGCGAGAAGGAACCCTGAAAGACATTCAGAACAATGATGTGGAACTTTATGAACATTGGAAGACACTTATGAACAGACAAGATCAAGAGTTGGAAAAG GATACGGAAGAGGATAGCCAAACTGCACTTGAAAGGAAGACTTTAAGAAGAGCTTTCTACTCCAGAGAAGCCAAAAACCAGGCTGATGATGAGGATGCAG aggaagaggaggaagaagacgAAGAAGACACATTTTCCACAACCACCAGTCGGCGTTCAAAGATTCCCTGGAAAGTGTGCTGGAGATACCTGTCTTCAGGTGGCTTCCTCATGGTGGCGATGATGGTTTCCTCCAAACTACTTAAACACTCAGTCATGGTTGCTATTGACTTTTGGCTGGCCAACTGGACCTCTAGTCTTCAGAATGTCTCAAGCAAATCCAGCAATATCACTCTGGACGAACAG GAGAGCGCGCGGCACCGTTCCTATTATGTCCCTGTATTCAGCATCTTGTGCGGGGCAGGCATCATCCTATGCCTCATCACCTCTTTGACAGTGGAGCTCATGGGTCTTGCTGCTGCCACCAACCTGCACCACAACCTGCTCAACAAGATCATCCACGCACCCATCAG GTTCTTTGACATTACTCCTCTTGGTCAGATTCTGAACCGTTTCTCAGCAGACACCAACATTATCGATCAG CACATTCCGCCCACCCTGGAGTCCCTGACACGCTCCACGCTGCTCTGTCTGTCCGCCATTGGTGTCATTGCATATGTGACACCTGTCTTCCTCTTTGCCTTGGTGCCACTCACCGTAGCCTTCTATTTCATTCAAAAGTATTTCAGAGTCGCTTCAAG AGACCTCCAGGACCTGGATGACTCTACCCAGCTTCCCTTACTCTGCCACTTTTCTGAGACGGCTGAGGGCCTCACCACGATCCGTGCATTCAG GCATGAGTCCCGCTTTAAGCAGCGAATGCTGGAGCTCACAGACACCAACAACACAGCCTACTTGTTCCTCTCTGCTGCCAACCGGTGGTTGGAGGTCAGAACG GACTATCTGGGGGCAGTGATCGTGTTGACTGCGGCACTGGCAGCCATATGGGGTCCAAATTACGTGCTGGACTCCGGTCTGGTTGGGCTGGGCCTCACTTACGCCTTAACA GTGACAAACTACTTGAACTGGGTGGTGAGGAACCTGGCTGACCTTGAGGTTCAGATGGCTGCAGTGAAGAAAGTGAACAGCTTCCTGAGCACAGAGTCTGAGAACTACGAGGGCTCCATAG ATGTGTCCCAGGTGCCTGAGGACTGGCCCCAGCAAGGTGAGATCAAGATCCAGGACCTCTGTGTGCGCTATGACCAATCCCTGAAACCTGTCCTCAAGCACGTCAATGCCTACATCAAGCCTGGACAAAAG GTGGGCATTTGTGGGCGCACTGGCAGTGGAAAATCCTCCCTGTCTCTGGCCTTCTTCAACATGGTGGACATTTTTGAAG GGAAGATCATCATCGATGGCATTGACATCTGCAAGCTTCCCCTGCAGACACTTCGGTCCCGTCTGTCCATCATCCTCCAAGACCCAATTCTTTTCAGTGGATCCATCCG GTTTAACTTGGATCCAGAACGCAAGTGTACTGATGATGGCCTGTGGGAGGCGCTGGAGATTGCCCAGCTAAAGAACATGGTTAAGGCCCTTCCTGGAGGATTGG ATGCTGTGGTGACAGAAGGAGGTGAGAACTTCAGCGTTGGCCAGCGACAGCTGTTCTGCCTTGCCCGGGCCTTCGTCCGCAAAAGCAGCATCCTCATAATGGATGAGGCTACGGCCTCCATAGACATGGCAACG GAGAACATCTTACAGAAGGTTGTGATGACAGCCTTCTCTGACCGTACAGTGGTCACGATTGCT CATCGAGTTCACACAATTCTCACGGCGGACCTAGTGATCGTCATGAAGCGCGGGAACATCCTGGAGTATGACAAACCCGAGActctgctggagcaggaggacaGCATGTTTGCCTCCTTCGTGCGAGCTGACATGTGA